The Pseudomonas sp. MPC6 nucleotide sequence GCTTCCAAGGTCATCGCAGAAGTAGCGCAATTCGGAGGCAAGGTCGGTCATCATCCGGCGGACGTGAGCGACCCGGCACAGATTGCCGAGATGATTGCCTACGCCGAGCGCGAATTCGGCGGTGTGGACATTCTGGTCAACAACGCCGGCATCCAGCACGTGGCGCCGGTGGAGGATTTTCCGTTGGAGCGCTGGGATTCGATCATTGCGATCAACCTGTCGTCGGTGTTCCACGGCACCCGCTTGAGCCTGCCGGGCATGCGCGCCAAGGGCTGGGGGCGGATCATCAACATCGCCTCGGTGCACGGTCAGGTCGGCTCGGTGGGCAAGGCGGCGTATGTGGCGGCCAAGCATGGGGTGATCGGTTTGACCAAGGTGGTCGGCCTGGAAACGGCCCGGACGAATGTGACGTGCAACGCCATCTGCCCCGGCTGGGTGTTGACGCCGCTGGTGCAGAAACAGATCGACGCCCGCATCGCGACCGGGATCGAGCCGCAACAGGCACAGCATGATTTGCTGGCCGAGAAGCAGCCGTCCGGCGAGTTCGTGACACCGCCGCAGCTGGGTGAACTGGTGCTGTTCCTGTGCAGCGAAGCCGGTAGCCAGGTCAGGGGCGCGGCGTGGAATATCGATGGTGGGTGGTTGGCGCAGTAACCAGCCGTTAGACCGCGTTATCGTTCTTCGCGGGCAAGCCACGCTCCCACAGGGGGATCGCATTTTTATGTGGGATCGTGGCTTGCCGGCGAAGGGGATCTGAAGATAGAAAAAGAGGCAAACCATGTCCGACATCCTCTGGCAACCCGGCGCCGAGCGCATCGGCAAGACCCGCATGGACGCCTTCCGGCGTTTCATCAATCAACGCCATAACCTCGACGTCGCCGACTACCCCGCCCTGCATCAGTGGTCCATCGAGCAGCGGGTCGACTTCTGGCAGGCCATCGTCGATTTCTTCGACATCCGCTTTCACGAGCAACCCGACGCCGTACTGGTCGAAGGCGCGCAAATGCCCAGCGCCCAGTGGTTTCCCGGCGCCACCCTGAACTTCGCCGAACACCTGCTAAGGCGCCGCGACGATGCCGTGGCGGTGGTCGCCATCGGTGAACACGGTCAGCGTGAACAGTTGACCTGGGCCGAACTGGCGGAACACGTGGCCGGTTTCCAGAACGGTTTGATCGCCTGTGGGGTCGGCCTCGGCGACCGCGTGGCCGCGTGCATGCCGAACACCTGGCAAACTCTGGTGGCCATGCTCGCCACCACCAGCCTCGGGGCGATCTGGTCCTGTTCGTCGCCGGACTTCGGCACCCAGGGGGTGGTGGATCGCTTCGGCCAGATCGAGCCGAAAGTGCTGGTCACCTGCGCCGGCTACCGCTACGCCGGCAAGGAGATCGACCAGACGGCCAAGGTCAACGAAGTACTCGCGCAACTGCCGTCCCTGCAGCAGCTGGTCGTCGTCCCTTACGCACGGCCACAGGCGCGCATCGAACATTTCCATACCCAGGCCAACGTCACGCTCTGGGATGATTTCTACGCGCCTGGCGGCGAGCCGGATTTCGTGCCAGTGCCCTTCGCTCATCCGCTGTATATCCTGTATTCCAGCGGCACCACCGGCATTCCCAAATGCATCATCCACAGCACCGGCGGCGTATTGCTGCAACACGTCAAGGAACATGGGCTGCATTGCGACCTGGGTCCCGGCGACCGGTTGTTCTACTACACCACCTGCGGCTGGATGATGTGGAACTGGCTGGTCTCGGCCCTGGCCGTGGACAGCGCCGTGGTGCTGTATGACGGTTCACCCTTTCATCCCGGGCCCGAACGCCTGGTCGATCTGATCGACGACGAACGCATCAGCGTGTTCGGCACCAGCCCCAAGTACCTGGCCACCCTGGAAAGCAACGGCGTTAAGCCGCGGCACAGCCATGACCTGGGCAGCCTGAAAACCCTGCTGTGCACCGGTTCCGCGCTGTCGCCCCAGAGCTACGACTACGTTTACCGCGACTTCAAGCGCGACCTGTGCCTGGCGTCGATGTCCGGTGGCACCGACATTGTCTCGTGCTTTGTCAACGGCAATCCGCTGCTGCCGGTCCGCCGGGGGGAAATCCAGGGCAAGAGCCTGGGCATGGCCGTCGAGGTCTGGAACGATGCCGGTAATCCCGTCGTTGGCGAAAAAGGCGAACTGGTCTGTACCCGACACTTCCCGGCAATGCCCATCGGCTTGTGGAATGACCCCACCGGGGAAAAGCTGCGCGCGTCGTACTTCAGTCTGTTCCCCGGGGTCTGGGCCCAGGGCGATTACGCCGAACAACTGGCGCACGGCGCGATGCTGATCCACGGGCGCTCGGACGCGGTGCTCAATCCGGGCGGCGTGCGCATTGGCACGGCGGAAATCTACCGTCAGGTGGAGAAAGTCCCCCAAGTGCTCGACAGCGTGGCCATCGGCCAACAGTGGCAGGACGATGTGCGGGTGGTGCTGTTTGTGCGTTTGCGCGACGACCTCGAGCTGGACGATGCCCTGCAACAGCAGATCCGCCAGGTCATCCGCGCCAACACCACGCCACGGCATGTGCCGGCGAAGATCGTGGCGGTGACGGACATTCCCCGCACCATCAGTGGCAAGGTGGTCGAGCTGGCCGTGCGCAATGTGGTGCATGGGCAACCGGTGAAAAACACCGATGCCCTGGCCAATCCCGAGGCGCTCGAACAGTTCCGCAACCGCCCCGAACTCAAGGATTGAAACCCGTCCCTGTAGGAGCTGGCTTGCCAGCGAAAGCGGCCTCACGATGGGTGCAAGACTCGAGGGCCCCTTCGCCGGCAAGCCGGCTCCTACGGGTTATGCGTCAGTCCCTGTAGGAGCTGGCTTGCCAGCGAAAGCGGCCTCACGATGGGTGCAAGACTCGAGGGCCCCTTCGCCGGCAAGCCGGCTCCTACGGGTTATGCGTCAGTCCCTGTAGGAGCTGGCTTGCCAGCGAAAGCGGCCTCACGATGGGTGCAAGACTCGAGGGCCCCTTCGCCGGCAAGCCGGCTCCTACGGGTTATGCGTCAGTCCCTGTAGGAGCTGGCTTGCCAGCGAAAGCGGCCTCACGATGGGTGCAAGACTCGAGGGCCCCTTCGCCGGCAAGCCGGCTCCTACGGGTTATGCGTCAGTCCCTGTAGGAGCTGGCTTGCCAGCGAAAGCGGCCTCACGATGGGTGCAAGACTCGAGGGCCCCTTCGCCGGCAAGCCGGCTCCTACGGGTTATGCGTCAGTCCCTGTAGGAGCTGGCTTGCCAGCGAAAGCGGCCTCACGATGGGTGCAAGACTCGAGGGCCCCTTCGCCGGCAAGCCGGCTCCTACGGGTTATGCGTCAGTCCCTGTAGGAGCTGGCTTGCCAGCGAAAGCGGCCTCACGATGGGTGCAAGACTCGAGGGCCCCTTCGCCGGCAAGCCGGCTCCTACGGGTTATGCGTCAGTCCCTGTAGGAGCTGGCTTGCCAGCGAAAGCGGCCTCACGATGGGTGCAAGACTCGAGGGCCCCTTCGCCGGCAAGCCGGCTCCTACGGGTTATGCGTCAGTCCCTGTAGGAGCTGGCTTGCCAGCGAAAGCGGCCTCACGATGGGTGCAAGACTCGAGGGCCCCTTCGCCGGCAAGCCGGCTCCTACGGGTTATGCGTCAGTCCCTGTAGGAGCTGGCTTGCCAGCGAAAGCGGCCTCACGATGGGTGCAAGACTCGAGGGCCCCTTCGCCGGCAAGCCGGCTCCTACGGGTTATGCGTCAGTCCCTGTAGGAGCTGGCTTGCCAGCGAAAGCGGCCTCACGATGGGTGCAAGACTCGAGGGCCCCTTCGCCGGCAAGCCGGCTCCTACGGGTTATGCGTCAGTCCATGAGTCCCCATTCACCGGGTGCGGCATGGGTTCCCGGTGACGCTTCAGCATGCAACTTCAAGCGCAACCGCAAGTTGTTCACCGAATCCGCATGCTTGAGCGCCTCTTCCTCATTGATCGCCCCCTCGACGACCAAGGCATACAGCGCACCGTCGAACGTCTGCATCCCCGCCTCCTGCGACTTTTCCATGATCCCCTTGAGCTCGGAAAACTCGTTGCGCCGGATCAGATCGCCGATCGTCGGCGAGCCCAGCATCACCTCCACCGCGGCCCGGCGGTGACCGTCGCGCGAAGGTACCAAGCGCTGGGAAACGAAGGCCTTGAGGTTATTCCCCAGGTCATTGAGCAGTTGCGCGCGGCGTTCTTCGGGGAAAAAATTGATGATTCGGTCCAGTGCCTGATTGGCGTTATGCGCATGCAGCGTCGAGATCACCAGATGGCCAGTATCGGCAAACGCCAGCGCATGCTCCATGGTTTCGCGGTCGCGGATTTCGCCGATCAGCACCACGTCCGGCGCCTGGCGCAGGGTATTTTTCAGCGCGGCATGAAAACTGCGGGTATCGACGCCGACCTCGCGCTGGTTGATGATCGACTTCTTGTGCCGATGGATGTACTCGACCGGATCTTCGATGGTGATGATATGGCCGCTGCTGTGGCGGTTGCGGTAGTCGATCAGTGCCGCCAGCGAGGTTGACTTGCCCGAGCCGGTGGCACCGACGAAGAGCATCAGGCCTTGCTTGAGCATGACCGCATCGAGCAACACCGCGGGCAACTTGAGGTCTTCGAAGCGCGGAATGTCGAGTTTGACGTTGCGCGCCACGATCGACACATCGTTGCGTTGCTTGAAAATATTGACCCGAAAGCGCCCGACACCCGCCAACGAGATTGCCAGGTTCATCTCCAGTTCCCGGTCGAACTCCAGGCGCTGTTCGGCGTCCATGATGGACGCGGCAATAGCGGCGATTTCCCCGGGTTTGAACGGCTGATCGGCCAGGGGTTTGAGCACGCCATCGAACCGCGCGCTGGGTGGCGCGCCCGTGGACAGGTATAAATCGGAACCGTCCTGGCTGGCCAGGACTTTCAACAATGCAGCGATTTCCATGGCAAAAAGCACCCGCGAAGCATTCAATGAATAAAAATGACCCAAAACGGGACATCCAGCGTCTACCGCTGTGCAAGGATAGTAGACGCCGCCACACCGACTTAGTGCAGGACAATTTGATGAACGCATCACCGACCGGCAGCGATGCCCAGGCCTTGATTGCCAGGCTGGACTGGACATGCACTCCGCTGGGCCCCGCCATCACCTGGCCGCAGAGCTTGCGCACCGCCGTGGACATCGTGATTCATTCGCCGATGCCCATGCTGTTGCTGTGGGGGCCGCAACTCACGCAGATCTACAACGATGGGTTCGCCCTGCTGGCCGGCAGCAAGCATCCACACGCTTTCGGACAACCCACACACCAGATCTGGCCAGAACTCAAAGAC carries:
- a CDS encoding 3-hydroxybutyrate dehydrogenase, translating into MTTLSGKTALVTGSTSGIGLGIALSLAKAGANLILNGFGDASKVIAEVAQFGGKVGHHPADVSDPAQIAEMIAYAEREFGGVDILVNNAGIQHVAPVEDFPLERWDSIIAINLSSVFHGTRLSLPGMRAKGWGRIINIASVHGQVGSVGKAAYVAAKHGVIGLTKVVGLETARTNVTCNAICPGWVLTPLVQKQIDARIATGIEPQQAQHDLLAEKQPSGEFVTPPQLGELVLFLCSEAGSQVRGAAWNIDGGWLAQ
- a CDS encoding acetoacetate--CoA ligase, which gives rise to MSDILWQPGAERIGKTRMDAFRRFINQRHNLDVADYPALHQWSIEQRVDFWQAIVDFFDIRFHEQPDAVLVEGAQMPSAQWFPGATLNFAEHLLRRRDDAVAVVAIGEHGQREQLTWAELAEHVAGFQNGLIACGVGLGDRVAACMPNTWQTLVAMLATTSLGAIWSCSSPDFGTQGVVDRFGQIEPKVLVTCAGYRYAGKEIDQTAKVNEVLAQLPSLQQLVVVPYARPQARIEHFHTQANVTLWDDFYAPGGEPDFVPVPFAHPLYILYSSGTTGIPKCIIHSTGGVLLQHVKEHGLHCDLGPGDRLFYYTTCGWMMWNWLVSALAVDSAVVLYDGSPFHPGPERLVDLIDDERISVFGTSPKYLATLESNGVKPRHSHDLGSLKTLLCTGSALSPQSYDYVYRDFKRDLCLASMSGGTDIVSCFVNGNPLLPVRRGEIQGKSLGMAVEVWNDAGNPVVGEKGELVCTRHFPAMPIGLWNDPTGEKLRASYFSLFPGVWAQGDYAEQLAHGAMLIHGRSDAVLNPGGVRIGTAEIYRQVEKVPQVLDSVAIGQQWQDDVRVVLFVRLRDDLELDDALQQQIRQVIRANTTPRHVPAKIVAVTDIPRTISGKVVELAVRNVVHGQPVKNTDALANPEALEQFRNRPELKD
- a CDS encoding PilT/PilU family type 4a pilus ATPase, whose amino-acid sequence is MEIAALLKVLASQDGSDLYLSTGAPPSARFDGVLKPLADQPFKPGEIAAIAASIMDAEQRLEFDRELEMNLAISLAGVGRFRVNIFKQRNDVSIVARNVKLDIPRFEDLKLPAVLLDAVMLKQGLMLFVGATGSGKSTSLAALIDYRNRHSSGHIITIEDPVEYIHRHKKSIINQREVGVDTRSFHAALKNTLRQAPDVVLIGEIRDRETMEHALAFADTGHLVISTLHAHNANQALDRIINFFPEERRAQLLNDLGNNLKAFVSQRLVPSRDGHRRAAVEVMLGSPTIGDLIRRNEFSELKGIMEKSQEAGMQTFDGALYALVVEGAINEEEALKHADSVNNLRLRLKLHAEASPGTHAAPGEWGLMD